Proteins encoded together in one Orcinus orca chromosome 13, mOrcOrc1.1, whole genome shotgun sequence window:
- the PAIP2B gene encoding polyadenylate-binding protein-interacting protein 2B, protein MNGSSVANTSPNIKSKEDQGLNGHDEKENPFAEYMWMENEEDFNRQVEEELQEQEFLDRCFQEMLDEEDQDWFIPSRDLPQAMGQLQQQLNGLSVSDGHDSEDILSKSNLNPDAKEFIPGVKY, encoded by the exons ATGAATGGATCCAGTGTGGCGAATACTTCACCCAATATAAAATCCAAAGAGGACCAAGGGTTAAATGGGCATGATGAGAAGGAAAACCCATTTGCAGAGTACATGTGGATGGAGAATGAAGAGGATTTCAACAGGCAG GTGGAAGAGGAGCTGCAGGAGCAAGAATTCTTGGACCGCTGCTTCCAGGAGATGCTGGATGAGGAAGACCAGGACTGGTTTATTCCATCGCGAGACCTGCCTCAGGCCATGGGACAGTTGCAACAACAGTTAAATGGACTGTCAGTCAGTGATGGTCATGATTCTGAAGATATTTTG AGCAAAAGTAACCTGAACCCGGATGCCAAGGAATTTATTCCAGGAGTGAAGTACTGA